From a region of the Lactuca sativa cultivar Salinas chromosome 4, Lsat_Salinas_v11, whole genome shotgun sequence genome:
- the LOC122197492 gene encoding secreted RxLR effector protein 161-like, producing MEPKLKVKKDEDGEKVDPTEYRRVVGCLRYLTHTRPDLSFSVGIASRFMEEPTILHFQVVKHILRYVKGTVDYGINYGRGREIEDLVGFTDSDLGGDPVDSKRTSGMIFYLRRNVITWQSQKQKTVALSTCEAGFMAATTAACQAIWLANLVKELTGHHIMPITLYVDNKSAIALMKNPVFHG from the coding sequence ATGGAACCTAAGTTGAAGGTTAAGAAGGATGAAGATGGCGAAAAAGTTGATCCAACTGAATATAGGCGAGTGGTAGGCTGTTTGAGGTACTTGACTCACACTCGACCGGACTTGTCATTTTCAGTTGGAATTGCAAGTCGTTTCATGGAGGAACCGACCATTTTGCATTTCCAAGTTGTGAAACACATCTTACGGTATGTGAAAGGAACCGTTGATTATGGAATCAACTATGGAAGAGGTCGTGAAATTGAAGATTTGGTAGGTTTTACCGATAGTGATCTTGGAGGTGACCCTGTTGATAGCAAGAGAACAAGTGGAATGATTTTCTATCTAAGAAGGAACGTGATAACTTGGCAATCCCAAAAGCAAAAGACTGTTGCTTTGTCCACATGTGAAGCCGGGTTCATGGCAGCTACAACAGCAGCATGTCAAGCCATTTGGCTTGCTAATCTCGTGAAGGAGCTCACGGGACATCATATCATGCCTATCACCTTATATGTTGATAACAAGTCAGCAATTGCATTGATGAAAAATCCCGTGTTTCATGGTTGA